Proteins from a genomic interval of Inediibacterium massiliense:
- a CDS encoding single-stranded DNA-binding protein, whose translation MNQVILIGRLTKDPELRFTAGSGKAIATFTIAVDRPFSQEKMADFFRIVVWGKTGENCANYLAKGRLVAVQGRLQNNNYETQTGEKRYSTEVVADRVEFLEWGNKNDQGGSNAPQVDPDGFQEIDDDDIPF comes from the coding sequence ATGAATCAAGTAATCCTTATTGGAAGACTTACAAAAGATCCGGAGCTTCGATTTACAGCAGGCAGCGGAAAAGCAATTGCCACCTTTACGATAGCAGTAGATAGACCATTTAGTCAAGAAAAAATGGCTGATTTTTTTAGGATCGTTGTATGGGGAAAAACAGGTGAAAATTGTGCAAATTATCTTGCAAAGGGTAGACTTGTAGCCGTACAAGGAAGACTTCAAAATAATAATTATGAAACACAAACTGGCGAAAAAAGATATTCTACAGAGGTTGTAGCCGATAGAGTAGAATTTCTTGAGTGGGGCAATAAAAACGATCAAGGTGGATCAAATGCTCCACAAGTAGACCCAGACGGATTTCAAGAGATAGATGATGATGATATCCCATTCTAG
- a CDS encoding MazG-like family protein: protein MMPPENIDITRNIKTIEWLKSELLMTIASLYEILVRGIKGSQDALVDVLANIIFVTYILGRRLGVSYSRIDMRIEDKIKLGILEKHKIEDWHGDLSSLKQYLDRNRS, encoded by the coding sequence ATGATGCCACCAGAAAATATAGATATTACAAGAAATATAAAAACCATTGAATGGCTAAAAAGTGAGCTGTTAATGACTATTGCATCACTTTATGAGATATTGGTAAGGGGCATAAAGGGATCACAAGATGCTTTAGTAGATGTACTAGCAAATATTATTTTTGTGACTTATATTTTGGGTAGAAGATTAGGCGTTTCTTATTCAAGGATAGATATGCGTATAGAAGATAAAATAAAATTAGGGATATTAGAGAAGCATAAGATAGAAGACTGGCATGGAGATTTATCTAGTTTAAAACAATATTTAGATAGAAATAGAAGCTAG
- the rpsR gene encoding 30S ribosomal protein S18 has protein sequence MARPKRRGRKKRVCSFCADKANHIDYKDIRKLGKYVTERGKILPRRISGTCATHQRALTVAIKRARTVALLPYTAE, from the coding sequence ATGGCAAGACCAAAAAGAAGAGGTCGTAAAAAAAGAGTATGTAGCTTCTGTGCAGACAAAGCAAATCATATTGATTATAAAGATATAAGAAAACTTGGTAAGTATGTTACAGAAAGAGGAAAAATACTTCCAAGAAGAATCAGTGGAACATGTGCAACACATCAAAGAGCCCTTACTGTAGCAATCAAAAGAGCAAGAACAGTTGCATTACTTCCATATACAGCAGAATAA
- a CDS encoding CvpA family protein, with the protein MNWMDVSVLVILFIGGMKGWRRGLVLSFFHTFSYIVAGIVAKIYYPFVSKYMIENGAIFSKVENLVYNRFESANAYQASSGGIIAQRSVFQILDFPQVLQEFCESTQELAYHNASNILAKMFINFLSVFIIFIGVKLLWFLIGYCIDTVVSFPILNEVNRSLGALLGAGKGFLIVLIIITILTPFATMKDSSVLEEGLEKSTVVKFLYNHNPIVGLLKD; encoded by the coding sequence ATGAATTGGATGGATGTTTCAGTTTTAGTGATTCTTTTTATTGGAGGAATGAAGGGATGGAGAAGAGGGCTTGTGCTTTCATTTTTCCATACATTTAGTTACATTGTAGCCGGAATCGTAGCAAAGATATATTATCCTTTTGTTTCAAAATACATGATAGAGAATGGAGCTATATTTTCAAAAGTGGAAAATTTGGTTTATAATAGGTTTGAAAGTGCCAATGCTTATCAAGCTTCATCTGGAGGAATTATTGCACAAAGAAGTGTATTTCAAATTTTAGATTTTCCACAAGTATTACAAGAGTTTTGTGAATCTACTCAAGAATTAGCTTATCATAATGCTTCAAATATACTGGCTAAGATGTTTATCAATTTTTTAAGTGTTTTTATTATTTTTATAGGAGTAAAACTACTTTGGTTTTTAATAGGATATTGTATAGATACGGTTGTTTCTTTTCCCATTTTAAATGAAGTCAATCGTTCTTTAGGGGCTTTATTAGGGGCAGGTAAAGGATTTTTAATTGTATTGATCATCATCACAATTCTTACCCCTTTTGCAACAATGAAAGACTCAAGCGTATTAGAAGAGGGACTTGAAAAGTCTACGGTGGTTAAATTTTTGTACAACCATAATCCAATTGTTGGATTATTAAAGGATTAA
- a CDS encoding DUF3343 domain-containing protein codes for MFSQEFYVISFESTHHAIQTEIKLKKNFSVETIPTPREISASCGLSIKFSKEDLIDILNELGKDTKNVEVFKIKKRGKNKIITKL; via the coding sequence ATGTTTAGTCAAGAATTTTATGTGATTTCTTTTGAATCAACCCATCATGCTATACAAACAGAAATAAAATTAAAGAAAAATTTTTCAGTAGAGACGATTCCAACACCAAGAGAGATTAGTGCAAGCTGTGGCCTATCTATTAAATTTTCAAAGGAAGATTTAATAGATATATTAAATGAATTAGGAAAAGACACAAAGAATGTAGAGGTATTTAAAATAAAAAAAAGAGGCAAAAACAAAATCATAACTAAATTGTAA
- the yedF gene encoding sulfurtransferase-like selenium metabolism protein YedF: MNHKVDARGLSCPKPVIETKKVLDSLKEGSMVTIVDNEVAMKNVSKLAESLSCQVDVKKEKEDFYIYITKGEKIEDIECKIEEERDLVILFEKDTLGSGSEELGKILMKGYIYTLTEYSSYPKTLLFLNGGVKLTTEGSEVLEYLSLLEKEGVEILSCGTCLDYFHLKDKLKVGSVTNMYTILDTLHSAKNRITL; encoded by the coding sequence ATGAATCATAAAGTGGATGCGAGAGGTTTGAGTTGTCCAAAACCAGTGATTGAAACAAAAAAGGTATTAGATAGCTTGAAGGAAGGAAGCATGGTTACCATAGTTGATAATGAAGTGGCTATGAAGAATGTATCTAAGTTAGCAGAAAGCTTAAGCTGTCAAGTAGATGTAAAAAAAGAAAAAGAAGATTTTTATATTTATATCACAAAAGGAGAAAAAATAGAAGATATAGAGTGTAAAATAGAAGAAGAGAGAGATCTAGTCATATTATTTGAAAAAGATACTTTAGGAAGTGGTTCTGAAGAATTGGGAAAGATATTGATGAAGGGATATATCTATACTTTAACAGAATACTCCTCCTATCCTAAGACTTTATTATTTTTAAATGGTGGGGTAAAATTAACTACAGAAGGATCAGAAGTATTAGAGTATTTAAGCCTTCTTGAAAAGGAAGGTGTAGAAATTTTATCTTGTGGAACTTGCCTTGATTATTTTCATTTAAAGGATAAGTTAAAAGTTGGAAGTGTAACCAATATGTATACGATTTTGGATACACTACACAGTGCTAAAAATAGAATTACTTTGTAG
- a CDS encoding YybS family protein, producing MQHKTRAMVEVSLLIALISVFTIIGTYIPVLTFIIFFLPTPFIILGKRHGMYYIGLAILIWTMITGSFIGPIESIFLSILMGGTAAIMAYLMKKDASVGKILAGGTFVCLIGMVLSIQLSAKVMGIDLISQMKEAFEQSMNMQMSMYETVGMEKIQLEQLKKTLEMGMQMLVLTIPGAIIISSTILPFANYTLTCKILKKLGYETKALPPLKYVRLPKSFLMGTFLIIGLTMLTRYFNFVNYQSLVVNVFLILQLVYFIQGIAVMSYFFHALKMSKPVKILLYILILFSGKGIFLLATVGFIDCFMDLRKLKTRN from the coding sequence ATGCAGCATAAGACACGGGCTATGGTAGAGGTATCCTTGTTGATCGCATTAATCAGTGTATTTACTATTATAGGAACTTATATCCCTGTGTTGACTTTTATTATATTTTTTCTTCCTACTCCTTTTATTATATTAGGAAAAAGACATGGGATGTATTACATAGGGTTAGCCATTTTAATTTGGACAATGATTACAGGAAGCTTCATAGGACCCATTGAATCCATATTTTTAAGCATTCTTATGGGAGGAACTGCTGCCATTATGGCTTATCTTATGAAAAAAGATGCATCTGTAGGAAAAATTTTAGCAGGCGGGACATTTGTTTGTTTAATAGGAATGGTTTTGTCTATTCAATTATCTGCTAAAGTTATGGGAATTGATTTGATTAGCCAGATGAAAGAGGCTTTTGAGCAATCTATGAATATGCAAATGAGTATGTATGAGACGGTTGGAATGGAAAAGATACAACTTGAGCAATTAAAGAAAACATTAGAAATGGGTATGCAAATGCTTGTGTTAACTATTCCAGGAGCAATTATTATTTCTTCTACAATACTTCCTTTTGCAAACTATACTCTTACTTGTAAGATTTTAAAAAAGCTTGGATATGAGACAAAAGCTTTGCCTCCTTTAAAATATGTGCGACTTCCAAAGAGCTTTTTAATGGGTACTTTTTTAATTATAGGACTGACTATGCTTACAAGATATTTTAACTTTGTGAATTATCAAAGTCTTGTAGTAAATGTATTCTTGATTTTACAACTTGTGTACTTTATACAAGGAATAGCTGTTATGAGTTATTTTTTTCATGCTTTAAAGATGAGCAAACCTGTTAAAATATTGTTATATATTCTTATTTTGTTTAGTGGAAAAGGGATATTTTTATTAGCAACCGTAGGCTTTATAGATTGCTTTATGGATTTGAGAAAGCTAAAAACACGCAACTAA
- a CDS encoding mechanosensitive ion channel family protein: MSKIYEHVVKIFNQYTHPQKIGEYTENIIKIILILIVMEISIKFCIKLVDKFFDNRSKFKIMGEEKRINTIKGIVNSIVRYTIYFVSFASILEMIGIKISSLLAAAGIGGLAIGFGAQSLVKDIITGFFILLENQFHVGDYVQIGNFSGIVEDMTLRVTTVRDFNGDLHIIPNGTIDKVTNKCRGDMRALVEVGISYEQNIDHAISVLKDLCEEIKKENEKIVEGPNVLGVSRLGESDVVLSIVAKTIPMEQWAVERELRKRIKEKFDEKGIEIPYPRRVVISDQKS, from the coding sequence TTGAGTAAAATATATGAACATGTCGTAAAGATTTTTAATCAATATACTCACCCTCAAAAAATAGGAGAGTATACAGAAAATATTATAAAGATCATTTTAATTTTAATTGTTATGGAAATTTCTATAAAATTTTGTATAAAGCTTGTGGACAAGTTTTTTGATAATCGATCCAAATTTAAAATTATGGGAGAAGAAAAAAGGATCAATACAATAAAAGGTATTGTAAATAGTATTGTACGATATACTATTTATTTCGTTAGCTTTGCATCTATTCTTGAAATGATAGGAATTAAAATTTCATCATTGCTTGCAGCAGCAGGAATAGGAGGACTAGCTATAGGCTTTGGAGCTCAAAGCTTGGTCAAAGATATTATTACAGGATTTTTTATTCTTTTAGAAAATCAATTTCATGTTGGGGATTATGTACAAATTGGAAATTTTTCAGGAATTGTAGAAGATATGACTCTTAGAGTAACTACAGTAAGAGATTTTAATGGAGATCTTCATATTATTCCTAATGGAACAATTGATAAGGTTACGAATAAATGTAGAGGAGATATGAGGGCCTTAGTAGAAGTAGGAATTTCTTATGAACAGAATATTGATCATGCGATAAGTGTATTAAAGGATTTATGTGAAGAGATAAAAAAAGAAAATGAAAAAATAGTAGAAGGCCCGAACGTATTAGGTGTAAGTAGATTGGGTGAGTCAGATGTAGTCCTTTCTATTGTTGCAAAAACTATTCCTATGGAGCAATGGGCTGTAGAAAGGGAATTAAGAAAAAGAATTAAAGAAAAATTTGATGAAAAAGGAATTGAAATTCCTTATCCAAGGAGAGTTGTTATTTCTGATCAAAAAAGTTAA
- a CDS encoding DUF951 domain-containing protein has protein sequence MPMDLRVGDVVQVKKNHPCGSNEFEIMRAGMDFRIRCVGCDKQVWIPRVKFEKRVRKIINRKEE, from the coding sequence ATGCCAATGGATTTAAGAGTAGGGGATGTGGTACAGGTCAAAAAAAATCATCCCTGTGGAAGCAATGAGTTTGAAATTATGAGAGCGGGCATGGATTTTAGGATTAGGTGTGTAGGATGTGACAAGCAAGTATGGATTCCTAGAGTGAAGTTTGAAAAAAGAGTAAGAAAAATTATAAATAGAAAAGAAGAATAA
- the rpsF gene encoding 30S ribosomal protein S6: protein MRKYEVMFILKSSLEEEQRNQVVEKFKGIIEENGEIEKVDEWGNRKLAYPIEKLNEGYYIIINFKADKDVPKELDRNFRISDVVLRHLIVNLEEK, encoded by the coding sequence ATGAGAAAATATGAAGTAATGTTCATCTTAAAATCAAGTCTTGAAGAAGAACAAAGAAATCAAGTAGTAGAAAAATTCAAAGGCATCATTGAAGAAAATGGTGAAATTGAAAAAGTAGATGAGTGGGGCAACAGAAAGTTAGCTTACCCAATCGAAAAATTAAACGAAGGCTACTATATAATCATTAACTTCAAGGCAGACAAAGATGTACCTAAAGAGTTAGATAGAAACTTCAGAATTTCTGATGTTGTTCTTAGACATTTAATCGTAAATCTTGAAGAAAAGTAA